CGCGGTAGCGGCCAGGCCCCAGCCGCTCAGGGAGGGGCCATCCGATCCCGGCCATGTCCCTCACCGAGGCCATGCTGACGCAGGGTTTGCCCTCGGCCGCTATCGCAGGGGAGAACTCCTCCGCCTTTTTCCATCGCCCCTTTTTGTCCTGCGCCTCGAGCCTCATCTCTGGCCTGAGGCCTATGGGGAACGCGGTCATGCGGATGAATCGGAGCTCGATCTGCTCGCCCGGAAGGTAGATGTCGCGGTCCGCGACCAGGCCTATGAGCCTGTTGTTGAGGGAGGCGTCGGTGTCCACGCCGGAGGATGTCTCGTCCCAGAAGCGGGCAGGCCCCACGTCGACGTGTACGTTCCTGCCGTGGTAGTAGCCGGCCCCACCCAGGCCATCGTCCCTGATCGCCTCCCAGATGCACTTGGATGGCACCCCCTTGATCCAGAGGTCCGCAGCCATGCCGTACTGGTGGAGGCTCGCCCTCGCCGCGAGCGCCACCCTGTCCCTCAGGCGCGTGTTGTGCTCAGGGCTCCGGAAGCCGGACGTTATGGTGACGAGCGCGTTCGGGTCGAAGCGGTCCTGCAGGTAATCTATGAACTCGATGAGCCTCGGCGACACGCCGAGGACCGGGTCGCCCCAGCGGGCGGAGAAGATCGCGTTTATCCTCCTCATCGCATCTTCCGAGTATGTGCCGTCGGGGTTGCGGTATCTGCCGTGGAATGCGGCGGGCCCCTTGCCGGAGGCGAGGCTGAGCTTGCCGTCGCCGTGCAGGAAGTAGCGCGACTGGATTTGAGCGGCCGCGGCCGCGGTCGAGAGCGAAAGGGACAGGCAGATGGCGACGGCGCTCTTTCTCATCTTTCCTCCGGGAGCCGGATTTATGGGACGTTTCGGCCCGCATGTCAAACCCTCGACTTGGCCGCACGTGCTGTGCTATTTTGCCGCTGAAAAGGGGGAGCTATGACACCAAAGGGCACGCGGGCGGCATTCATCGTATTCTTCATGGCGCTCGTCGCCGCGTTTCTTTACATGGCATCGCCGCTCATGATCCCGGCGTTCGTGGCGTGCATCGTGTCGATCATCTTCTATCCTCTGTACCAGAGGCTGGAGCGGCTCGTGAGGCGCAGGCGGTACGCGGCCGCGGGGCTGGCAACCCTGCTGTGCTTCGCGGTGGTGCTCATCCCGCTGGCGGCGATGGTGGGCATGCTCAGCGTGAAGCTCGTGGGATTTGCGATGAGGCTGGCCCAGCAGATCCAGGCCGGGCACCTGGGTCAATACATCGACGGTGCCGGCGTGGCGATAAACGAGCGGCTCGCCTTGCTGCCCGGCGGCGAGGAGCTGGTCGTGAACCTCCGCGAGATGCTCATAGAGGGGCTCAAGGGCATCGCCAATTTCCTGTACCAGTACTCGCCTCAGGTCCTCTCCTCCACCGCCTCCATTGCGGTCAACCTCGTGCTGATCGCCATATTCCTGGTCGTGTTCTTCGCGGAGGGGAGCAGGATATTCTCGTGGATGCTGAAGATCCTGCCGATATCGGCCGTGCATCAGAAGGAGATATCGCGCGAGATAAGGGTGATGATCTCGGCGCTGTTGTTCGGAATGATCGGCACCGCGATCGTGCAGGGCATCCTCATGGGGGTCGGGTTCTGGGCCGCCGACTTTCAGAACCCGGCGATGTGGGGCATGATCGCGGCGCTCGTAGCCTTCATACCCATCATCGGCGCCGCATTCATCTACACAGGCGCCTGCATAGCGCTCGTGATCATGGGACGATGGGAGGCTGCGGCGGCGTTTCTGCTGTACGGGTTGCTGATCGTCTCGAGTGTGGACAACTTTCTCAGGCCGCTGGTCATGCGGGGCAGGATAAACGTGCACCCCGTGCTCCTCTTCGTGGCGCTGCTGGGCGGGATCAGGGCCTTCGGACCCATAGGCGCGATCTTCGGCCCGGTGCTGCTCGCCGTGTTCCTCGCGTCGCTTCGGATCTACCAGCGGGAGTTCACACAGAGCTGATGCTGCCTTTTTCTTTCAGGTACTTCATCACGGCCTTGAACTGGCTCTCTCCGTCGAGGCCCGCCTCGGCCAGCACGAAGGAGGCCTGGCCGCTTCCCATGTAGCGCCCCTTCGAGAACGGCGACAGCGACATCCCCCTCCCGAACTCCCCCTTCACCCAGCGGTACATGGTGGGCATGGTGAAGCCGGTGATGCCCATCGCGTCCTGGGCGTGCTCATCCGGGAATACGCGCCGCTGTTCCGAGTGGGGAAGCATCTCGAAGAGCTCCGCGCTCGAGACATAGTAGACGTTGAGCTGCACCCCCTCGCGGTCGAGCATGGCAAGCGCCCCGTTCACGAACTCGTAGGCCACGTCGCTTCCCTGGAGCACGACCGTTCCCTGGGCCTTGCCCTTCGGTCTCCTCAGCATATAGAGGCCCTGGGCGGTCAGGCGGGAGTCGGCGATGGAGAGCCCCTCGCGGTCCGGGACCGCCTCGTTGGGCCTGGTCACGAACGGCGCTATGACCGCGGGCCGCCTGGCGAGTGCTGCGGAGACCAGAGGCCAGAGCTCGTCCGGGCCCCACGGCGTGAGCGTGATCATCGTGCCGCGGGGGAAATTCTCCTGGAAGAGCTGCAGCGCCTGCGGGTCGGCGTGAGTGGGACCGTCCTCGCCGGTCTTGAGGCCCGCGTGAGCGCACACGACTATCATCGGCCTGTATGCGGCGCCGGTCGAGTCGCGCCGCGCCTGGTTCGCGATGGAGTGCAGCCTCGCGGCTATGTGGCCGAGCGGCGCCATGAACGCGCCGTAGGAGTAGGCAGCTCCCATGTGCCGGCCGAAGCTGGAGATGCCCGATGCGACCCCCCCTATCGCGTCCTCGCAGATCCCGCCGATCGAGAGCAGGCGTGACGAGCCGTTGGTCGAGGCGTTGAAGTAGCCCTGCCCGAAGCCCTCGGTCGCCATGTTCGTGTTGGTGGAGCCGACGAGGTCGGCCGCGGCCGCGAAGATCGCCCCCCTGGAGAGCCGGTTGTAGTGGTTGAGCACCCTGCCCAGCTCGGCCCTGAGCGTGGTGGACTGTCCCGGCTTCAGCGCGAGCGCCGGGGGCACCCCGTTCGTCCAGTTTTCAGAGGCGGTGAACACGGCCTCTATGTCGGGCGCGCCGCTCCTGGGCCTGCGCGCGATGCCATCGAGCCTCGACTTCGCCTCGCGCAGGCGCCGCGCGATGACCTCCGGGGCCGATTTGCACTTCGCCAGCTCGCCCCTGATGAGGCCCAGGGCGTTCCAGAAGCAATCCTCCATGATCTCGTTCTCGCATCCGGGCTTTTTGCACCTGATCTCCCCGGGCGCGCAGCTCGGGAACCTGTCCGCCGCGTCTCCCATGAGCTGGGCGAGCGCGTTGTAGAACCCGTCGGAGCAGAGCTTGTGGCCCGCGCCGTGCGACGCCCTGCCCTCCATGCCGTACTTCCACCCCTTGACCGTGCGATAGACGATCGCGGTCGGCTGCCTGTTTTCTATCGTCCTCGCCCTGCGCTGCGCGGACGCGATCTGCTGGAAGTCCATGCCGTCGTCGACGTAGATCACGTTCCAGTCGTTGAGATAGCACAGCTCGGCAGGTGTCCACTGGACGTAGTCGCCCGGCTTGTCGCCTTCGCGGCAGACCCGGTCCGAATCGATGGAGGACTGGTTCCAGTCCACATGGAGGACCGCGTTGGCGATCGACGAGGTCCCGGCCGCGGCGAGCGACTCTGCCGAGCGGCCCGGCGTCAGCCCCCCCTCGCCCTCCACGATGTGGATTCTGGGGGCGCGGCTTCCGTAGTAGTCCGCCGCGGCGAAGGCGAGCCCGACGGAGCTCGCCACGCCCACGCCCGAGGCGCCGGTGGAGAGCCTCACGAACGGGGTCGCGGGGGTGGGGTGGCCGTCGAGGTGCTTTGACTTGTGCCTTCTGAACAGAGGGGTGTCGGTGATGGGGTTCCTTCTGAAACCGAGCAGGTCCTCGATGCGGAGCTGCCGGCGCTCGTCCCTGGGGAGCAGCTCCGGCGCCGCTGTGCGCGCGATCTCGTTGCGCAGCGCCCACATCGCGTAGAGCCCGAGCGCCTTGTGGCCCGCGGCGTAGGATACGACGTCCGCGTCGTCCCTGTCGGGGTCCGACAGGTCGTAGTCCATCCCGTCGAAGAGCAGCGCCGCAACGAAGCGGCCCGACGATATGGAGCCTCCCGGATGGCCCGACATGGGCACGTAGTTGTAGAGAAGGGCGCAGAGGGTGCGATAGATGAGAT
Above is a genomic segment from Pseudomonadota bacterium containing:
- a CDS encoding YcbK family protein — encoded protein: MRKSAVAICLSLSLSTAAAAAQIQSRYFLHGDGKLSLASGKGPAAFHGRYRNPDGTYSEDAMRRINAIFSARWGDPVLGVSPRLIEFIDYLQDRFDPNALVTITSGFRSPEHNTRLRDRVALAARASLHQYGMAADLWIKGVPSKCIWEAIRDDGLGGAGYYHGRNVHVDVGPARFWDETSSGVDTDASLNNRLIGLVADRDIYLPGEQIELRFIRMTAFPIGLRPEMRLEAQDKKGRWKKAEEFSPAIAAEGKPCVSMASVRDMAGIGWPLPERLGPGRYRAVASFCDNDYEGMPSEVASPEFEVRAR
- a CDS encoding AI-2E family transporter; the protein is MTPKGTRAAFIVFFMALVAAFLYMASPLMIPAFVACIVSIIFYPLYQRLERLVRRRRYAAAGLATLLCFAVVLIPLAAMVGMLSVKLVGFAMRLAQQIQAGHLGQYIDGAGVAINERLALLPGGEELVVNLREMLIEGLKGIANFLYQYSPQVLSSTASIAVNLVLIAIFLVVFFAEGSRIFSWMLKILPISAVHQKEISREIRVMISALLFGMIGTAIVQGILMGVGFWAADFQNPAMWGMIAALVAFIPIIGAAFIYTGACIALVIMGRWEAAAAFLLYGLLIVSSVDNFLRPLVMRGRINVHPVLLFVALLGGIRAFGPIGAIFGPVLLAVFLASLRIYQREFTQS